In one window of Zhihengliuella sp. ISTPL4 DNA:
- a CDS encoding ABC transporter substrate-binding protein, with amino-acid sequence MIKARVLPLVGIAAVSALAIAGCSTTAGGGGDADGDVTVRMLVNVTPNLTEEFWNDLVAPFEDANPNIDVVIQNPGAEGVEAAVPRLLAAGDAPDVVQSIAPTTKLAPELVDLSEYEWASSGPLADQYSIDGKNYMAGIGVQLQSLFFYNKTAFEEAGITEVPTTVDELTEALGKLKDAGWTPVQTGGDWMTSHTLQALGLPTIIADDPEWFQDISAGEVTFSETYGDAVETYADWVSEGYIPADALGIKYPDAEQAFLSGKTAVYSMGSWFAGTQAKAADSADIGVFRAPAMSADEQPAMGANIASPYSILKASKNQDAAAKLIEFLTTDQTAVSDQLAVDGNFRDGYEYDMTPLGEELLQIVADTPAEAYTPTGGGYGERTLPDGYAGEINTQTQALLGGAPADQVLQAMDDWFAANAG; translated from the coding sequence ATGATCAAGGCCCGAGTCCTCCCCCTCGTCGGCATCGCGGCGGTATCCGCCCTCGCCATCGCCGGCTGCTCGACCACCGCCGGTGGTGGCGGCGATGCCGACGGCGACGTCACCGTCCGCATGCTCGTGAACGTCACCCCGAACCTGACCGAGGAGTTCTGGAACGACCTCGTCGCCCCGTTCGAGGACGCCAACCCGAACATCGACGTCGTCATCCAGAACCCGGGCGCCGAAGGCGTCGAAGCCGCCGTGCCGCGTCTCCTCGCCGCCGGCGACGCTCCCGACGTCGTGCAGTCCATCGCCCCGACGACCAAGCTCGCTCCCGAGCTCGTCGACCTCTCCGAGTACGAGTGGGCGTCGTCCGGTCCGCTCGCCGATCAGTACTCGATCGACGGCAAGAACTACATGGCCGGCATCGGCGTACAGCTGCAGAGTCTCTTCTTCTACAACAAGACCGCCTTCGAGGAGGCCGGGATCACCGAGGTACCGACCACGGTCGACGAGCTCACCGAGGCCCTCGGCAAGCTCAAGGACGCCGGGTGGACCCCGGTCCAGACCGGCGGTGACTGGATGACCAGCCACACGCTGCAGGCGCTCGGACTGCCGACCATCATCGCCGACGATCCGGAGTGGTTCCAGGACATCTCAGCCGGCGAGGTCACGTTCAGCGAGACCTACGGCGACGCCGTGGAGACCTACGCGGACTGGGTGTCCGAGGGGTACATCCCCGCCGATGCCCTCGGCATCAAGTACCCGGACGCCGAACAGGCCTTCCTCTCCGGCAAGACCGCGGTGTACTCGATGGGCAGCTGGTTCGCCGGCACGCAGGCGAAGGCCGCCGACTCGGCCGACATCGGCGTCTTCCGCGCGCCCGCCATGAGCGCCGACGAGCAGCCCGCGATGGGCGCCAACATCGCCAGCCCGTACTCGATCCTCAAGGCGAGCAAGAACCAGGATGCCGCGGCGAAGCTCATCGAGTTCCTCACCACCGACCAGACCGCGGTGAGCGACCAGCTCGCGGTCGACGGCAACTTCCGCGACGGCTACGAGTACGACATGACCCCGCTCGGCGAGGAGCTGCTGCAGATCGTGGCCGACACCCCGGCTGAGGCCTACACGCCCACCGGCGGCGGCTACGGCGAGCGCACGCTCCCCGACGGTTACGCGGGCGAGATCAACACCCAGACCCAGGCTCTGCTCGGTGGCGCGCCCGCCGACCAGGTGCTGCAGGCGATGGACGACTGGTTCGCCGCCAACGCCGGCTGA
- a CDS encoding CGNR zinc finger domain-containing protein yields MVFTDDTEDALRAAVWLSNSAEDPDTLVDIDDELTFLQVFPYTGRVDKDAVELDDLRALRPRLRAMLLAPRDEMAAHVNAALAQVHLTPRLVRHDDLDWHLHGLADERPLAERVLVETAMALIDVIRTDEGSRLTVCADETCQAIALDLSRNRSKRYCSTSCANRNAVAAYRARRAAG; encoded by the coding sequence ATGGTCTTCACCGATGACACCGAGGACGCACTGCGAGCGGCGGTCTGGCTTTCGAACTCGGCGGAAGACCCGGACACGCTCGTCGACATCGACGACGAGTTGACCTTCCTCCAGGTGTTCCCGTACACGGGACGTGTCGACAAGGACGCGGTCGAGCTCGACGACCTCCGCGCTCTGCGCCCGCGCCTCCGCGCCATGCTGCTCGCTCCGCGCGACGAGATGGCCGCGCACGTGAACGCCGCTCTCGCCCAGGTGCATCTGACCCCTCGGCTCGTGCGCCACGACGACCTCGACTGGCACCTGCACGGCCTCGCCGACGAGCGTCCGCTCGCCGAGCGCGTGCTCGTGGAGACCGCGATGGCCCTGATCGACGTCATCCGCACCGACGAGGGCTCCCGGCTCACCGTCTGCGCGGACGAGACCTGCCAGGCGATCGCGCTCGACCTCTCGCGCAACCGCTCCAAGCGCTACTGCTCGACGAGCTGCGCCAACCGCAACGCCGTCGCGGCGTACCGCGCCCGCCGCGCCGCCGGCTGA
- a CDS encoding EamA family transporter codes for MSAVADDTPRTRTGVRLGLPLAVAAAFAFGSSGAWARGLIDAGWTPGAAVTVRVWVAALVLLIPTVLALRGRWGALRRNAGMVAAYGLLAVAATQLCYFQAVAVMDVGIALLIEYTAPVAVLLWLWLRRGERPTRRSVLGAGIAFVGLVLMLDIVTGAQVNVVGVLWALGAMVGAASYFVLSARADTGIPPIALAGSGLLLGAVGLSLAALVGVLPFAWTTADVDYRFGAVPWFVPVLAIGVIATALAYVLGIVSTRMLGSRLASFVALAEVVAALLFGWLMLGQLPGPLQALGGVLVLAGVIVVKLGEPRPAS; via the coding sequence ATGAGCGCTGTGGCTGATGACACTCCGCGCACCCGGACCGGCGTGCGCCTCGGCCTGCCGCTCGCTGTCGCCGCCGCCTTCGCGTTCGGCTCCTCCGGGGCGTGGGCGCGTGGACTCATCGACGCGGGCTGGACGCCGGGCGCCGCCGTCACGGTGCGCGTGTGGGTCGCTGCGCTCGTGCTGCTCATCCCCACTGTCCTCGCGTTGCGCGGGCGGTGGGGCGCCCTGCGCCGGAACGCGGGGATGGTCGCTGCGTACGGCCTCCTCGCCGTCGCGGCCACGCAACTCTGCTACTTCCAGGCCGTCGCGGTGATGGATGTCGGGATCGCGCTGCTCATCGAGTACACGGCCCCGGTCGCTGTGCTCCTCTGGCTCTGGCTGCGCAGGGGCGAACGTCCCACGCGGCGCAGCGTCCTCGGTGCCGGCATCGCCTTCGTCGGGCTCGTGTTGATGCTCGATATCGTCACGGGCGCGCAGGTGAATGTGGTCGGTGTCCTCTGGGCGCTCGGGGCGATGGTGGGGGCCGCGAGCTACTTCGTGCTCTCCGCGCGGGCCGACACCGGCATCCCGCCGATCGCGCTCGCGGGGAGCGGTCTGCTGCTCGGGGCCGTGGGTCTGAGCCTCGCCGCGCTCGTCGGCGTGCTGCCGTTCGCGTGGACGACGGCCGACGTCGACTACCGGTTCGGCGCGGTGCCGTGGTTCGTGCCGGTCCTCGCGATCGGCGTGATCGCCACGGCCCTCGCGTACGTGCTCGGTATCGTCTCGACGCGGATGCTCGGCTCGCGCCTGGCCTCGTTCGTCGCGCTCGCGGAGGTCGTGGCGGCCCTGCTCTTCGGGTGGCTAATGCTCGGTCAGCTCCCGGGCCCGCTCCAGGCCCTCGGGGGCGTGCTCGTCCTCGCCGGAGTGATCGTGGTGAAGCTCGGCGAGCCCCGCCCCGCCTCCTGA
- a CDS encoding GntR family transcriptional regulator produces the protein MVLPVERTSMGDRAYAALLDGIQSGALPAGYVLGEVEQAERLGVSRTPLREALRRLAADGLVVQQSPRVTVVADLDADDIRSLFEIRRALEETSARLAAVRGDADRFAALAAEFAHVDLTRSEGRDAYYALIARFDAALDDAVANDYIAAALRTVRAHLVRVRRMARDKPARLAASAAEHRTIAEALAARDGDLAAHATHVHLHNALTGILDSLPDSEGHS, from the coding sequence ATGGTCCTCCCTGTCGAGCGCACGTCCATGGGTGATCGTGCCTATGCGGCGTTGCTCGACGGCATCCAGTCCGGGGCGCTGCCGGCCGGTTACGTGCTCGGCGAGGTGGAGCAGGCCGAACGCCTCGGCGTGAGCCGGACCCCGCTGCGGGAGGCGCTGCGTCGCCTGGCTGCCGACGGGTTGGTCGTGCAGCAGTCGCCCCGCGTCACCGTGGTCGCCGACCTCGACGCCGACGACATCCGGTCCCTGTTCGAGATCCGCCGCGCGCTGGAGGAGACCTCCGCCCGGCTCGCCGCCGTCCGGGGCGACGCCGACCGGTTCGCCGCGCTCGCCGCGGAGTTCGCGCACGTGGACCTCACCCGGTCGGAGGGCCGCGACGCCTACTACGCCCTGATCGCCCGCTTCGATGCGGCCCTCGACGACGCCGTCGCCAACGACTACATCGCCGCCGCGCTGCGTACCGTCCGCGCCCACCTCGTTCGCGTGCGGCGGATGGCCCGGGACAAGCCCGCGCGGCTCGCCGCCTCCGCGGCCGAGCACCGCACGATCGCCGAGGCCCTCGCCGCGCGCGACGGCGATCTCGCCGCCCATGCCACGCACGTGCACCTGCACAACGCGCTCACCGGCATCCTCGACTCCCTCCCCGACAGCGAAGGACACTCATGA
- a CDS encoding MmgE/PrpD family protein: protein MTVTHHVRVHASSENLVREDQLAWKIAEVAADQVEVEQPVVDMIINRIIDNASVAAASLTRAPIVAARAQAFSHPVSTGGAGANLFGTPLDRRTSPEWAAWANGVAVRELDYHDTFLAAEYSHPGDNIPPILAVAQHTGKDGRALVRGIATGYEIQMDLVRAICLHKHKIDHVAHLGPSAAAGIGTLLGLGVETIYQAVGQALHTTTATRQSRKGEISTWKAHAPAFAGKMAVEAVDRAMRGQTSPAPIYEGEDGVIAWMLDGKDAAYEVPLPAAGEAKRAILDSYTKEHSAEYQAQAWIDLARKLGTTNPALRDAANIASIVLHTSHHTHYVIGSGANDPQKYDPTASRETLDHSIPYIFAVALQDGGWHHVDSYTPERAGRPDTVALWHKITTAEDAEWTRRYHSEDPDEKAFGGHVEIRLTDGSTVVDEIAVADAHPLGARPFARENYIAKFRLLAEPVLEPAEIERFLELVQRLPELSAAEVAELSIVAKPGLLDDADAPAGLF, encoded by the coding sequence ATGACCGTCACCCACCACGTCCGCGTGCACGCCAGCTCCGAGAACCTCGTCCGCGAGGACCAGCTCGCCTGGAAGATCGCCGAGGTCGCGGCCGACCAGGTCGAGGTCGAGCAGCCCGTCGTCGACATGATCATCAACCGCATCATCGACAACGCGTCGGTCGCCGCGGCCTCCCTCACCCGCGCGCCGATCGTCGCAGCCCGCGCGCAGGCGTTCAGCCACCCCGTCTCGACGGGCGGGGCCGGCGCCAACCTGTTCGGCACCCCACTCGACCGTCGCACCAGCCCGGAGTGGGCGGCCTGGGCCAACGGCGTGGCCGTGCGCGAGCTCGACTACCACGACACCTTCCTCGCGGCGGAGTACTCGCATCCGGGCGACAACATCCCGCCGATCCTCGCCGTCGCGCAGCACACCGGCAAAGACGGCCGGGCGCTCGTGCGCGGCATCGCCACGGGCTACGAGATCCAGATGGACCTCGTGCGCGCGATCTGCCTGCACAAACACAAGATCGATCACGTCGCGCACCTCGGCCCGTCCGCCGCCGCCGGCATCGGCACGCTCCTCGGCCTCGGCGTCGAGACGATCTACCAGGCCGTCGGCCAGGCGCTGCACACCACGACCGCCACGCGCCAGAGCCGCAAGGGCGAGATCTCCACGTGGAAGGCACACGCCCCGGCCTTCGCCGGGAAGATGGCCGTCGAGGCGGTCGACCGGGCGATGCGCGGCCAGACGAGCCCCGCGCCGATCTACGAAGGCGAGGACGGCGTGATCGCCTGGATGCTCGACGGCAAGGACGCGGCCTACGAGGTGCCGCTGCCCGCGGCCGGCGAGGCCAAGCGCGCGATCCTCGACTCGTACACCAAGGAGCACTCCGCGGAGTACCAGGCGCAGGCGTGGATCGACCTCGCCCGTAAGCTCGGCACGACGAACCCGGCCCTCCGCGACGCCGCGAACATCGCGTCGATCGTGCTGCACACCAGCCACCACACGCACTACGTGATCGGTTCGGGCGCGAACGACCCGCAGAAGTACGACCCGACGGCTTCCCGGGAGACCCTCGACCACTCCATCCCGTACATCTTCGCGGTGGCGCTGCAGGACGGCGGCTGGCACCACGTCGACTCCTACACCCCGGAGCGTGCCGGGCGACCCGACACGGTCGCCCTGTGGCACAAGATCACCACGGCCGAGGACGCGGAATGGACCCGCCGCTATCACTCGGAGGACCCGGACGAGAAGGCCTTCGGGGGCCACGTCGAGATCCGCCTCACCGACGGCTCGACCGTGGTGGACGAGATCGCCGTGGCCGACGCCCACCCGCTCGGCGCCCGTCCGTTCGCGCGGGAGAACTACATCGCCAAGTTCCGGCTGCTTGCGGAGCCCGTGCTCGAGCCCGCCGAGATCGAGCGGTTCCTCGAGCTCGTGCAGCGCCTGCCCGAGCTCTCCGCCGCCGAGGTCGCCGAGCTCTCGATCGTCGCGAAGCCCGGTCTGCTCGACGACGCCGACGCCCCGGCGGGTCTGTTCTGA